ATGGCATCTAAGGCAAGCGAAGAAGTAAAACGCTCGTCTTCCAAAGCAATCGGAATATCTGGGAAAAGAGTTTCTAATTTTTTCTGAAATTTTACCACGGCTGCTGCATTACTAGAAGGTGAATTATCTAATTTTTTAGGCATTCCTAATACAAAAACTTCTACAGGTTCGGTTTCTATATAATTTTTAAGATACTCCAAAACTTCTTTTTCGGCAACAGTTTCTAAAGCTGTCGCAATTATTTTTTCAGAATCTGTAACGGCTAAACCTACTCTTTTTTGTCCGTAATCAATGGCTAATAATCTTCCCATACTATATTTTTCTTTATACAAATTTTAAATTTTACTCAAAAATACACTAAAACAAATCCATTTTTGTTAAAAACTCTAATTTTATACTTAAATTTCACTTTTAAAATAAATTTATTATCAAAATATCCAAAAAATGATAAAGCAATTATCTTCAAAACTACTTATTGCAGGAATCTTATGTGCATTTTATGCGTGTGGAACTCCAAACAATACAGAAAGCACAACAGAAGCTGACTCAAATACAGAAATTCAGCAAGCTGTAAATGCAGAAGCAAATACAGAACAAGAAAATTTGGAATATGCTGAAAAAGCAGAAGCAACTGAGCAAGCTATTTCTTTTTATGAAGCATTAAAAAATGGTTTGTACGAAAACACTACTGCAATGGTAGAACAGAATATGTACACCAATTTTTCAGAAACTACTTGGTTAGAAATGCTTAAAAAAGAGGCAGAAACAAACGGACAAGTAGAAAAATATGCTCTACAAGCCTCTAAATATGAAAAGGTAGAAGGTACTAATAGTGGACACAAAGTAGAGTTTACTTTTGAAGTAACACGAAACGGAAAAAAATATATAGAAGAAATGGACTGGTATAAAACTGATAGTCAGCCTTTTTTACTAACAGAAATAGAGTACAAAAAAGAAAATAGTACAGAAGAAGATGATGACTAATTTTTATCAAACCTAAACCTATAAGATTTTTAGAAACCTTATAGGTTTTTTTGTTTAATTAGAATTATTTTGTTCCAAAATATTGACTGGAAACTCTTTTTGCAAGAGCTGATACATTTCTTTTTCTTCTAATGTTTTTTGCTGTGCAAAATCTATAATTTCTATTGCATTATATTTCACAACCATTTTTTTAGTCAAAAAATCTGCCTTCGAATCATTATATCCTGCTTTGATTTGATCTAAAACTTCAATATAAAAATTATAATCAGTTTGGCGTTGGCTACTCAAAACGACAACTGCTTTTTGTGGATTTTGTGAATAATTGTCCTCTTTTCCATAATTCATCAAATGCGTTTTGACAAGTTTTTTTATATCTGAAACTGTTGCATTTCTATCAGACTCAATCAAAATTTTGTTTTCAGAATTGATACTAACTCTCAAAACATCTCTATCTAAAGCTGGTGTAGGCTGTATTTTTTGTTCTTGTTTTGGTGGTAAAGACATTGCAAATCCTTTTTCAGATGCTATTCGTGTACTGACTAAAAAAAAGATAAGTAATAAAAAGGCAATATCTGCCATCGAACTAGCATTAACAGTGGCTTTTTCTCGTTTAAGATTCATAAAATTGAACGTTTAAATAATTAAAAAATGAGACCTAATTAGTAATTAATAAGCTGTTTTATATTTATTTTGAAGTAAAATCTAAAAGCTCGCTTTATTTTTGAATCCTTTTTTATCAAATTAGTAACAATTCTATTTTTAAAATCTTAAATACTATAAGCAACGTAACTTAAAAAAACTGCGTTTCTGAATTAAATATGTAATTGTACTACACCAAAAAATTCTACCTATTCTATATATTTAAAAAAAAAACATGAAAAGTCATAGCAAAAACCTGTGGGTGTGTATTTTATCTTTATTCACAACTCTCTGTTTATCAAATCATACATTTGCTCAAAATGTAAATCCAGCAAATACTAAAAAATTAGTTTTAGACAAACCTTTTGTTGATTACAAACCAGTCTACAAAAAATGGCAGAATAATTATATTTTAGATAAAATTGATTATACAAAAGACCGTACTATTTTTCATTTTCGTTATGTTTCTCATTATGAGCAAGGAACAGCAACCTATTATGGACCAGGAGAAGATTTAGCATGGTTCTTAAAAAATGACGAAAATCCTTCAGAGGTTTTTGAATTGATAGAAATAAAGAATATTGCTGTCCATGATATTATCAAACGTCCTATTTTGAACACAAAAGAAGCAGTAGTATTTGAAACTGAGGAAGGAGCTGTATTTACCTGTGAAGTGCATTTTGAACGATTGCCAAAAGATGTAAAAGTTGTAGATTTTATAGAAGGTATAGGGGCTGAGGAAAAAACAAATCATTTTAATTGTCTTGATGTTGAAGTAAAAACTATTGATAACGAAAATTTAGGTTCACTAGATGATATGATTGATAATATCTTAGACTTTGAACAACAAATTGATGGAGTATTAGCAGAGAAATTTTTAGACTTAACAAATGAATTAAGACAAGAAGGATGTCATTGTGGTGGAAGTTATTTTCCTCCTGTAGAGCCTGTTGAATGGGATAGTACTATTGCTATTTCTACAAAAAGGTTAGTTATTGCCTTATGGCTAAAAGAGGGTATGACAACTGATATAGATGGCAAAAGTACACAACAAAGACTTTCAGAAGCAGGAATAAAAACAGAAAGAGCCTACGAAAACATGTCATACAGTTTTACAGAAATTGAGCAGGCTTTTCGTGGTTGGAAACTCACCCCTCCACAATGTAAACGCTTAATGGATGCACAAGTAAAACGAATTGGAGCAGCTAGAAAAGAAAGATACTGGTCAATGGTTTTGATTTATTAAAAGTTCAATTACAGATTACGGATTAAAAATTACGAGTTGTTTAGCTTGACTTACAATTTACTTATCATAACAGTTGTTATCTTTCCTATTAATTTCTCAAGCAAAACTATTTTCATATTGAACACTCACAAAATAAATTCTACCTCTCATTCAGATTTTTTGAATGAAAGTCGACAAGATCCAATTACAGGTGATTTGATTGTAGAAGGCGATGAAATCGTTTTTTGCAAGGAATGTAAATCGGCTTTTTTAAAAAGCTCGTGGGAATATCTAAACGAAAAACATTGTAATCAGAACAGAACTTTAGCCATTTTTCCAGTAAAAAAGACACTCAATTTAAAATCGAAGAGGCAATATTTTAAAGCGTATCTGCACAGTATTTCAGATTGGAAACAGTTTGACACACAGCTTAAAACATTGCCTTGGTTACTTTCTAGTTTGGATTTGAAGGAATATAAAAAGACGAAAAATGATATAAATTTCACATTTGGAAAAGTAGTTTCAATTTCTATATTATCAATTTTTTTATTTATGGAAGGAGTACAAAACGATTTTATAAATAATGATTTAGCTATAATAGGTTTTATAATTCTTATGATTATTTCAGTTTCAGCTATCATATTTTTTTGGTCTAAAATAGCATCAAAAGATACTGAATTTGTATTAGACAAAAATAGCGCACCTTCCATTAGCATAGAAAAAGACCAAATTATTGTTTTTATGCCTTATAAAGAGCAAAAAGTAACTCTAGCAAAACACAAAATCGAAGAAATTGAGCTTATTCCGAAAGAAGAAAATAATTACAAATTACGTGTTTCATACAAAACAGGAACTATGTTTTTCTCCATGAATCTAAATCATTTAAAGTTTGAAAATTTGATAGAAACACTTTATGAGTGGTCAAATACCGTCAGAATTGATTTAACAAAAGTAAAATTTGCAGTAAGTGGAATGAGAGATTATAGTTATTTGTATGCTTCCTTGGATGATGATGATGAAAATCCGAATTTACTTTTGCCTTAATTTTTTAAACTTTGAATGTAAATAACAAAAATTTAACTAAAACAATTTAATTTTGGAAAAAATACTCATTTCAAAGCATAAAGAACACTATTTCAAAACCCATTTGATTAACCTTTCAGATTGGAAACAATTTGAATTACAACTCAAAACATTGCCATGGGAAGTTTCTAGTTTGGACATGAAAGAGTTTAAAGAGAAACCTAAACATTCAGTTGCACGCTTAGGCATATTTATAAGCTCATTATTATTATTTTCTCTTTTGATTTATCTAATTTCCATTATCACTCATTCCTATCTAATACTCTTTTTATTTATAACAGGAATTATGCTTATTGGAATGTTTTTAAGTGAAGGTTTGAAGATGATAGATAAGCTAAAAAAACCAATCATAAGCATAGAACAAGACCAAATCATTGTATTTATGCCCTATAAAGAACAAAAAGTAATTTTGGAAAAACATAAAATTGAAGAAATTAAACTGATTCCAAAAGAGGAGAATAATTATCAATTACAGATTTCATTCAAAGAAGAAGTATTGTTC
This is a stretch of genomic DNA from Bernardetia sp. MNP-M8. It encodes these proteins:
- the ruvX gene encoding Holliday junction resolvase RuvX; the protein is MGRLLAIDYGQKRVGLAVTDSEKIIATALETVAEKEVLEYLKNYIETEPVEVFVLGMPKKLDNSPSSNAAAVVKFQKKLETLFPDIPIALEDERFTSSLALDAMISGGMSKKNRRNKSNVDKISAVLILQTYMERRSNQ
- a CDS encoding biopolymer transporter ExbD; translated protein: MNLKREKATVNASSMADIAFLLLIFFLVSTRIASEKGFAMSLPPKQEQKIQPTPALDRDVLRVSINSENKILIESDRNATVSDIKKLVKTHLMNYGKEDNYSQNPQKAVVVLSSQRQTDYNFYIEVLDQIKAGYNDSKADFLTKKMVVKYNAIEIIDFAQQKTLEEKEMYQLLQKEFPVNILEQNNSN